CTCGGGCCAGCGGGCCAGGCTGGCCATCGCTAAGGGGATCTCGCGCTCGTCGCGCCCCATGGTGCGACACCATCCCCAGTTGCGGGAGGACTGCTCGCCGGCGATCACGCCTTTCTCCAGTAGGGTAGTCCGGACCCCGGCACGCGAGAGTGCCCAGGCCGTGGAGACCCCGATGATGCCGCCACCGATGACAGTGACATCGGTTTCTTCAGGCAGCTTTGGGGAAGAGTCGACCGTCTGGATATGCGGATACATGGCGAGCCTGTTGTTATTGACTGATGATCCCGACATCTATCACTGCGCGGGAAACGCGAACAATCGAAACCACCGGCGGTGCTTCCCGAGGGTAAGTTTTACTCATATAGTGAGACGACGCTCAGATGTCTACGGCCGGGAGCCCCTCATGCCGCAACCTGCTCATCTGCCCCTTGAAACGGACCGCCCGGATGTCGCCGGTACCCAGACTCTGGAGAGGGCTATGCAGCTGCTGCGTGCGGTGGCCGCTCAGGGGGATCGTGGCGCCACGGTCGAGATGCTGCGCCAACACTCCAGCCTGTCACGCGCAACGCTCTATCGGCTGCTGCTGAGCCTGCGCCGTCAGGGGCTGCTGCGGCAGCCCTATCCCCGAGGCGCCTACTTTCTGGGGTACGAATTGCTCTCGCTCGGCGCCCAGGCGGGTAATGCCAGCGGCCTTCGGGAGCTGGCACGTCCGGCACTTTTGCAACTGGCCGCCCGCTTCGGGGACAGCTTCTTTCTGCTGGTCCCGGATGGCTACTTTGCACTCTGTCTGGAAATGCAGGATGGGAATCGGCCAATACGCTGTTTTTCCCAGGCAGTCGGCGGCCGCATACTGATGGGAGTCGGGCAGGCCAGCATTGCACTGCTGGCCGGTATGCCTACTCAGCAGCGCCAGATGATTCTTGCGCACAACACGCCACGGTTGACGCGCGAGTATCAGCTCGACATGCGTCGCGTACGCCGGCAGGTCTCCCGGGCAAAGCAG
This DNA window, taken from Kushneria phosphatilytica, encodes the following:
- a CDS encoding IclR family transcriptional regulator, with the protein product MPQPAHLPLETDRPDVAGTQTLERAMQLLRAVAAQGDRGATVEMLRQHSSLSRATLYRLLLSLRRQGLLRQPYPRGAYFLGYELLSLGAQAGNASGLRELARPALLQLAARFGDSFFLLVPDGYFALCLEMQDGNRPIRCFSQAVGGRILMGVGQASIALLAGMPTQQRQMILAHNTPRLTREYQLDMRRVRRQVSRAKQRGHAYSAGGIGLDGYTGVAVPVRTAQGSVAGALSCAIEISNMTRSHRHALVTALKHHAAEVGERTGQLLRLA